DNA from Algisphaera agarilytica:
CTGCCGTTTGCGTTGGGCGGGCCGCCGAACGATCTCGGACAACGGACCGAGACGCTGGTGCAGGAGATCCAGGTCATCAGCCAGGAAGAGTGGCAGGAGATGGCCCGCCTGCAATACGGCCTCGACCAACTCCGCGCCGAGGCCCAGGCGTTCATGGATCAGATGGATCAACTCGAACAAGCCCGGGCCGAGATCGTCGAGCAGTTGGCGGAGTTGAAAGACAAACTCGAATCCGGCGCGCCGATGTCCGAGACCGAGCAGCAGCAGATGCAGGAGCTGCAACAACAACTCGAAGACTACGCCGAGGACGCCCGGGCTCTGGCTCAGGAGATGCGGGAGCGGGCGGAGCAGCCGTCGGTGTACGAATTTGAAGAGCCGTTCAAAGAGCAGCTCAAGGAACTGGCCGAGCAGTTGGAGCAGCAAGCCGAGATGGCCGACGCGATGCAGGAGGCCGTCGAACCGTTGGCCGAAGCGGGTGAATCGAGAGGCGAGAACGGCTCGCCCTCGCCTTTGGGTGGCGTGACGCCCACGCAAGTTGAAGAGTTCCTCGAGCAGGCCCAGCAGATGATGCAGGAAGAGGGGCCGTTCGACGAAGAGACGCAAGCGCAGATCGAAGAGCTGGAGGAAGACCTGCTGCGTCTGGAGTTGGCCGAGGAGATGCTGTTCCACGCCGAGCGGATCCGCGAGGTTATCGTGCAGCAGCGCGAGCTCGAGAAGAAGCTCGGGGAGCTGCGACACTTTGAACGTGATGCGCTGACGCCAGAGCAGGTTGAACGCCTGATGGCGTATGGCGAGCTGGAGTTCGAGCTGCGCGAGGAGTTGGAGGACGCGGCGTTGATGCTGCGGGAGAGCGCCGAGTTGGCCGGGCCGATGTTGCCGAACATGTCGGGGACGTCGGTCTTGCTGGTTGAAAAGCTGGATGAGCTGGAGGTGTACCCGGACATGGAGCGGGCGGGCGAGCGGGCCGAGGCGAGCGACGCCCCGATGGCGCACGCCGCGGCGCAGATCGCGGCGGACAAGCTGGAGTCGCTGCTCTCGGATGCGGGGAGCATGCCCGGCCAAGCGCAGCAGGACTTCGGCTACGACCCGCCGATGAGTCTGCCCAAGGCCAACCGCAACCGAGGGCTGGAGCAGATGTCGAGTGCTCAGTCCCGTGCCGCTCAGATGCGTATGCAGCAGGGCCGTGGGGTCGGGGGTTCCTCGGGCGGGATGGCCCAAGGCGCCAACGCCTCGATCATCGGCCCCCGTCCGCCCATGGACGGCAGCCCCGCCAACGCCCGCAGCGGACGCGACGCCACCGGCGAGATGGACCCCACCCGCGCCAGCGGCGGCTACCTCCCCGAAGCCGGCGAGGCCGAGACACTCAACCCCGAATCCACCTCGTCCCGCGGCCGCGCCGCGATCGCCCTGCCGGGTGTGCCCGCCCGCTACCAGGACGACGCCGCCGCCTACTTCCAACGCCTCGCCGACGAGGCCGCCCGCCAAGAGGAGAGCCCGTGATGTTCGGAAATCTCTCGTCGATATCCAGACCCGCACCTATACTGAAAGTCATGCCCATGACCTCGGCTCCAACCCGCTTGCTCACGCTCTTCACGCTCCTCACGGCGATGGTGTGCCTGCCCGCAGCGATCCACGCCCAGGACGACCCGGGCATGGTCCGCGCCGCCAAGCTCATCTACGCCAACAACAAGTCCTCCGTCTGCTTCGCCGACCAGTTCCTGACGGTCCTGGCCGATGAAACCCACGTCCAAACCCACCCCGAGCTCATCCCGGTCAAGTCCGACTCCGGCGAGTTGTTCGACTACCCCTTCGCGGTGATGACCGGCGAGGGCGCGTTCAACCTCACCGAGCCCCAGCTGGACAACCTCCGCACCTACCTGACCTACGGCGGGTTCGTCATCGCTTCGGCGGGCTGCTCCTCGTCCGACT
Protein-coding regions in this window:
- a CDS encoding DUF4159 domain-containing protein, translated to MTSAPTRLLTLFTLLTAMVCLPAAIHAQDDPGMVRAAKLIYANNKSSVCFADQFLTVLADETHVQTHPELIPVKSDSGELFDYPFAVMTGEGAFNLTEPQLDNLRTYLTYGGFVIASAGCSSSDWNHSFGQAVEQLFPDAELTTLDAEHPIFHTVYDITTSKYKSGGAKLPELRVLEIDGRVVMVWSPDGLNDTANAGPNCCCCGGNEIKSAKQLNVNILAYALTH